A single genomic interval of Hydrogenimonas thermophila harbors:
- a CDS encoding putative nucleotidyltransferase substrate binding domain-containing protein: MSIVEQKSFLISIHPFDSLSDNELERVLSAMDIAYYPKDTILFNEDKKPDNISIIIKGSVEASDKEGNVEYFGALDTIGACEILQHSNERIYRVIEELLCYEIPKTLFLELIKTNDAFKTFYLEDIATRLQALRKQSQQTEFTEFLTARIGDIFIHSPYIVEGTTPIVKAVAGMEAVKATAILVKHQQHIGIVTDSDLRHHIILGGVSLQEPIANIATYKLITIERDDFLFNALLMMTRHSIKRLVVTHNKNICGTIEQIDLLSYFSNHAYLLSVQIEKASSIEELKSTTDGMVNIVRTLHHKGIKARYIARIISELNAKVFAKVFELIIPQEWHSNVALMVMGSEGREEQIIRTDQDNGLIIKDDFYADGLEGKMTQFSKALQSLGFPECPGNVMVSNPEWSQPLQDFKKAIDNWVDIPESDAMMKLAILVDAKCVAGNTKLLKDLRHYLFNKISNHPTALAIFAQAVERFDIPLGLLGGFGNDQIDLKKGGSFILMHGIRALALEQKIEVTSTVERIKELNEIGLIDRKFATELIESFDVILTFILQNKLSQIAQGKKPDNRVDIRNLSKLERDMLKDALKVVRELKKFITYHFKLNMVG; this comes from the coding sequence ATGAGTATTGTTGAACAAAAATCCTTTCTTATATCTATTCACCCATTTGACTCCCTATCTGACAATGAGTTAGAACGGGTGTTGAGTGCTATGGATATAGCCTACTACCCTAAAGATACTATCCTTTTTAATGAAGATAAAAAACCAGATAATATCTCTATTATTATCAAAGGTAGTGTTGAAGCAAGTGACAAGGAAGGAAATGTCGAATATTTCGGTGCACTAGATACTATAGGTGCTTGTGAAATTTTGCAACACTCAAATGAACGTATCTACCGTGTGATTGAAGAGCTTCTTTGTTATGAGATTCCAAAAACACTTTTTTTGGAGCTTATTAAAACAAATGATGCTTTTAAAACTTTTTATTTAGAAGATATAGCCACACGCCTACAAGCTTTGCGCAAACAGAGCCAGCAAACAGAGTTTACTGAGTTTCTTACGGCACGTATTGGTGATATTTTTATCCACTCTCCATACATTGTCGAAGGTACAACTCCAATTGTAAAAGCAGTAGCTGGTATGGAAGCAGTAAAAGCAACTGCTATTTTGGTTAAGCATCAACAGCATATAGGAATTGTCACAGACAGTGATCTTAGACATCACATTATTTTAGGTGGCGTCTCACTACAAGAGCCGATTGCAAATATTGCAACCTATAAACTTATAACAATAGAACGTGATGACTTTCTTTTCAATGCCCTGCTGATGATGACACGCCATAGCATTAAACGCCTTGTTGTCACACATAATAAAAATATTTGCGGCACTATTGAGCAAATAGATTTACTTAGTTATTTTTCCAACCATGCTTACCTTCTAAGTGTTCAAATCGAAAAAGCAAGCTCCATTGAAGAACTCAAAAGTACAACGGATGGAATGGTTAACATTGTACGAACACTTCATCATAAAGGCATAAAAGCACGATATATTGCCCGTATTATCAGCGAACTCAATGCCAAAGTATTTGCAAAAGTATTTGAACTCATCATACCTCAAGAGTGGCATTCTAATGTAGCACTGATGGTTATGGGAAGCGAAGGGCGTGAGGAGCAGATCATCAGAACTGATCAAGACAACGGTCTCATTATAAAAGATGATTTTTATGCTGATGGACTTGAAGGGAAGATGACCCAATTTAGCAAAGCACTGCAAAGCTTGGGATTTCCAGAATGTCCAGGTAATGTAATGGTCAGTAATCCAGAGTGGTCTCAACCTCTTCAAGATTTTAAAAAAGCAATTGATAATTGGGTTGATATACCAGAGAGTGATGCAATGATGAAGCTAGCCATCCTTGTTGATGCTAAATGTGTAGCAGGCAATACTAAGCTTCTTAAAGATTTACGACACTATCTTTTTAACAAAATAAGCAACCACCCTACTGCACTGGCTATATTTGCACAGGCTGTTGAACGTTTTGATATACCTCTAGGATTGCTAGGAGGATTTGGCAACGATCAGATTGATCTTAAAAAAGGAGGTAGTTTCATCCTTATGCACGGTATACGTGCATTGGCATTGGAGCAAAAAATTGAGGTAACTTCAACAGTTGAACGAATCAAAGAGCTCAATGAAATCGGACTGATTGACAGAAAATTTGCAACAGAGCTTATTGAATCATTTGATGTCATTCTTACATTTATTTTACAAAATAAACTGTCGCAAATAGCACAGGGGAAAAAACCAGATAATAGAGTCGATATTCGTAACCTAAGCAAACTGGAGCGTGACATGTTAAAAGATGCACTAAAGGTAGTGCGTGAACTGAAAAAGTTCATTACTTATCACTTTAAACTAAATATGGTGGGGTAA
- a CDS encoding DUF485 domain-containing protein: MTKEMIEHIRSNPKYQMLVKKRSSFAWTLSIIMLVVYYAFILTIAFDPQLLGTPLGDGKVTTVGIPVGIAIIIIAFALTGVYVKRANSEFDDLSREVKEELEKELAKDAS; the protein is encoded by the coding sequence ATGACAAAAGAGATGATAGAGCATATTAGGAGTAATCCCAAATATCAGATGTTAGTTAAAAAGCGCAGCAGTTTTGCTTGGACGCTTTCAATTATTATGCTAGTGGTCTACTATGCATTCATTTTAACCATAGCGTTCGATCCTCAACTGCTAGGTACTCCACTTGGAGATGGCAAAGTTACAACTGTCGGTATTCCTGTCGGTATAGCAATTATTATTATCGCTTTTGCGCTAACAGGAGTTTATGTCAAACGTGCCAATAGTGAATTTGATGATCTTAGCCGTGAAGTCAAAGAGGAACTTGAAAAAGAGCTTGCAAAGGATGCTTCATGA
- a CDS encoding tyrosine-type recombinase/integrase, protein MSRRKGCAYIWERKDTRVLWLCRYVNKKPVRVSTGLPDTKQNRLFLNRNAESEFWRIALEQGKVEPDQIPNNSSLSIIMQQDPAMPKLREYGEYTLNATLSGRSTKTQQDVKKKFNRICLYFGDETPINSITATMIAEWQTKLSQGKVSYQNGKPYSNKTIINYRSVLNTILSAAVDDGLIQRNPMESRIAKAPRIIKKIPTVYSLEEIRALLESCRHYAKNARNFQTEWAWKQMFYMLKLGFFTGLRSGELIALQWHDINFDQNYIHVQRRIRDGDEDLPKGYKKRFVDLLPQAKEVLKTQQLLTGLKSKWVWLTYQGNPYSSTDSLDEMFKKACRHAGVKVGKFYNMRHSFATLMIENGMSESWLIQNTGHVDISTTRDYYFGKIKPNLDAINKLVV, encoded by the coding sequence GTGAGTCGTAGAAAAGGTTGTGCATACATCTGGGAAAGAAAAGATACCCGTGTTCTTTGGCTTTGTAGATATGTTAACAAGAAGCCTGTTCGAGTAAGCACTGGATTGCCAGATACAAAACAAAACCGCTTATTTTTAAACCGTAATGCTGAATCTGAATTTTGGCGTATTGCACTTGAACAAGGTAAAGTAGAACCAGATCAAATACCAAATAATTCATCTTTATCTATTATTATGCAGCAAGATCCAGCTATGCCAAAACTAAGAGAGTATGGCGAGTATACTTTAAATGCTACATTATCAGGTAGATCAACAAAAACTCAACAAGACGTTAAAAAGAAGTTTAACCGTATTTGTCTATATTTTGGAGATGAAACGCCTATAAATTCAATTACAGCTACAATGATAGCAGAATGGCAAACTAAGCTTAGCCAGGGTAAAGTCTCTTATCAAAATGGAAAGCCATACTCAAATAAAACAATTATAAATTATCGTTCAGTTTTAAACACTATATTGAGTGCAGCAGTAGATGATGGATTAATACAACGCAATCCGATGGAGTCAAGAATAGCTAAAGCCCCACGGATTATTAAAAAAATTCCAACCGTCTATTCACTTGAAGAGATTCGAGCTTTACTTGAATCTTGTCGTCATTATGCCAAAAATGCACGCAATTTTCAAACCGAGTGGGCATGGAAACAGATGTTTTATATGCTAAAGCTTGGTTTTTTTACAGGGTTGCGGTCAGGAGAGCTAATAGCTCTGCAATGGCATGACATCAACTTTGATCAAAATTACATCCATGTCCAAAGGCGAATAAGAGATGGTGATGAAGATTTACCAAAAGGCTATAAAAAACGTTTTGTTGATTTATTGCCACAAGCAAAAGAGGTACTAAAAACTCAACAGTTGCTTACAGGACTTAAAAGTAAGTGGGTATGGCTAACTTATCAAGGCAATCCTTATTCATCTACTGATAGCTTGGATGAAATGTTTAAAAAGGCTTGCAGACATGCAGGTGTAAAAGTTGGTAAATTTTATAATATGCGTCATAGCTTTGCTACATTGATGATAGAAAATGGAATGAGTGAAAGTTGGCTTATTCAAAATACTGGGCATGTTGATATATCAACAACCAGAGATTATTATTTTGGTAAAATAAAGCCTAATTTAGATGCAATTAATAAGCTTGTTGTATAG
- the pyrF gene encoding orotidine-5'-phosphate decarboxylase produces MQLCVALDLPSSKENLQLVQTLAKYDIWLKVGFRSFIRDGQDFLDKIKEINPNFKIFLDLKLYDIPNTMADAAEEIAKMDVDMFNIHASAGKKAMQTVMERLDKYEKRPLVLAVTALTSFDYHSFKEIYGTDIEEKAKEFALQSYQAGLDGVVCSVYESSMIKHETDKSFLTLTPGIRPFGEKSDDQKRVADIETAKKEKVDIIVVGRPVYKSEEPAKVVEKILQAL; encoded by the coding sequence ATGCAACTATGCGTCGCTCTAGACCTTCCTTCTTCAAAAGAGAATCTTCAACTCGTCCAAACACTTGCTAAATACGATATTTGGCTTAAAGTCGGATTTCGTTCTTTCATTCGTGATGGACAAGATTTTTTAGATAAAATAAAAGAGATAAACCCAAACTTCAAAATTTTTCTTGACCTTAAACTATATGATATCCCAAATACTATGGCTGATGCAGCTGAAGAGATAGCTAAAATGGATGTAGATATGTTCAATATTCATGCTAGTGCTGGTAAAAAGGCAATGCAAACAGTTATGGAACGTCTTGATAAATATGAAAAAAGACCACTTGTACTGGCTGTAACAGCTCTTACCTCATTTGACTATCATAGTTTTAAAGAGATTTACGGAACTGATATTGAAGAAAAAGCAAAAGAGTTTGCACTTCAAAGCTATCAGGCAGGACTTGATGGTGTAGTATGCAGTGTTTATGAGAGCAGTATGATTAAACATGAAACAGATAAGTCATTTTTAACTTTGACACCGGGAATTCGTCCATTTGGAGAAAAGAGTGACGATCAAAAACGTGTTGCAGATATTGAAACTGCAAAAAAAGAGAAAGTAGACATAATCGTCGTAGGACGACCTGTCTATAAGTCTGAAGAACCAGCTAAAGTAGTAGAAAAAATTCTACAAGCTCTATAA
- a CDS encoding DnaB-like helicase N-terminal domain-containing protein: MKNIAKNCKKINEIDVDTISNLNIERAVLSTIIFDPVRYEEIAVQLKPEDFYHPFHQHLFVAMEELFKGDQPIDEEFLREKLTQKNQFDEVAFLDIVAYTNPLSNANAYIKEIKAKAQKRKLLDVTTTTKKMVADGNKPGDIAANIMQQIDEISKEIDVEVVQKKIEYMQSKNKKIEKLNQLLQSQFLKLDEEKIILNEIEKLKKEIGLDEAQKWDDNIDDWLDRFDLDPDELENIEVEYLVDNLIVKQEISMIFAPAGTGKSLGAVDIANMSLINEKVERALYFDLDNGDATLAERKIHDLKKQHGKKFRYFRSGTDDVWRVIREISKRDLTNSLIVFDSAKNFMQGKDRDKNKDVSQLTEIFKRLRDKGATVIFLHHSRKPPADQNKFDQIYSGSSAWEEDTSNSFLLINNPHKNTFIFVPQKNRIGKIEEQAFQHKDNHTLQKVELQWAKEDELYEKIRDEIIDFIDTSKNKPTFSQILTHLMEMGFSKNKSNEVIQSGKGRYWKVEKVKKNNKSLFFIIEPETAETKFEIIEFEADNTDKSDKSYFRDFSKSDNCGQVRITANKSKNYVSEQNDYSKIDIPVPI; this comes from the coding sequence TGAAAAATATAGCAAAAAACTGCAAAAAAATCAATGAAATTGATGTTGATACGATATCAAATTTAAATATTGAGCGTGCTGTTTTAAGTACAATTATCTTTGATCCAGTGCGGTATGAAGAGATTGCCGTACAGTTGAAACCGGAAGATTTTTACCACCCTTTTCATCAGCACCTTTTTGTAGCTATGGAGGAGCTTTTTAAGGGTGATCAGCCGATAGATGAAGAGTTTCTTAGGGAAAAATTGACTCAGAAAAATCAGTTTGATGAAGTTGCTTTTTTGGATATTGTTGCATACACTAATCCGCTCTCAAATGCCAATGCTTACATAAAAGAGATCAAGGCAAAAGCACAAAAAAGAAAGCTACTTGATGTAACTACTACAACTAAAAAAATGGTAGCCGACGGTAACAAGCCAGGCGATATTGCAGCTAACATTATGCAGCAAATCGATGAAATATCTAAAGAAATTGATGTTGAAGTAGTTCAGAAAAAAATCGAATATATGCAATCAAAAAATAAAAAAATAGAGAAACTTAACCAATTATTGCAGTCTCAATTTTTGAAGCTAGACGAAGAAAAAATAATACTTAACGAAATTGAAAAATTAAAAAAAGAGATAGGCTTAGACGAAGCACAGAAATGGGATGATAACATTGATGATTGGCTTGATAGATTTGACCTTGACCCAGATGAACTTGAAAACATAGAAGTTGAATATTTAGTCGATAATCTTATTGTTAAGCAAGAAATTTCAATGATTTTTGCACCCGCAGGCACTGGAAAATCCCTTGGTGCGGTAGATATAGCTAATATGTCTCTCATAAACGAAAAAGTTGAGCGTGCACTATATTTTGATTTAGACAACGGAGATGCGACACTTGCAGAGAGAAAAATACATGATTTAAAAAAACAGCACGGTAAAAAATTTAGATACTTTAGATCTGGTACAGATGACGTTTGGCGTGTGATACGCGAAATCTCAAAACGCGATCTAACTAATAGTTTAATTGTATTTGATTCAGCCAAAAATTTCATGCAGGGGAAAGACCGAGATAAAAATAAAGATGTATCACAGTTGACAGAAATTTTCAAGAGATTAAGAGATAAGGGAGCTACAGTTATTTTCTTGCACCATAGCCGAAAGCCACCTGCAGACCAAAATAAATTTGACCAAATATATTCAGGCAGCAGCGCATGGGAAGAAGACACATCTAATAGTTTTTTATTGATTAACAATCCACATAAAAATACTTTTATTTTTGTACCGCAAAAAAACCGGATTGGAAAAATAGAAGAACAAGCTTTTCAACATAAAGATAACCACACTTTACAAAAAGTAGAGCTACAATGGGCAAAAGAGGATGAATTATATGAGAAAATCCGAGATGAAATAATTGATTTTATTGATACTTCCAAGAATAAGCCAACTTTTTCACAAATCCTAACTCACCTAATGGAGATGGGCTTTTCAAAAAATAAATCAAATGAAGTGATCCAGTCCGGCAAAGGTAGGTATTGGAAAGTAGAGAAAGTGAAAAAGAATAACAAAAGCCTATTTTTCATTATCGAACCAGAGACTGCAGAGACAAAATTTGAAATTATTGAATTTGAAGCAGATAACACGGATAAGTCGGACAAGTCCTATTTTAGGGATTTCTCTAAGTCGGATAACTGCGGACAAGTGCGGATAACTGCAAACAAATCTAAGAATTATGTATCTGAACAGAATGATTATAGCAAAATAGATATACCAGTGCCAATTTAA
- a CDS encoding cation acetate symporter, protein MKKVLLLTLSSLALFAGGAIEGEVQKQPLNISAIIMFLVFVAATLGITYWAAKRTKTAKDFYTAGGGITGFQNGLAIAGDFMSAASFLGISGLVYLKGYDGLIYSIGFLVGWPIILFLVAERLRNLGKYTFADVASFRLKQTPIRTLAAFGSIATVTLYLIAQMVGSGKLIQILFGLPYELAVILVGVLMILYVTFGGMLATTWVQIIKAGLLLSGATFMAIAVMAHFGFSFEELFAKAVEVHPNHNAIMSPGGLVSDPISAISLGIALMFGTAGLPHILMRFFTVADAKEARKSVFYATGFIGYFYILTFIIGFGAVVMVLTNPQYLDAAGKIIGGNNMAAIHLSHAVGGNFFLGFISAVAFATILAVVSGLTLAGASAISHDLYANVFRRGRVDEVQEMRISKIATIAMGIVAILLGIAFEKQNIAFMVGLAFAIAASANFPVLFLSMFWKNLTTRGAVIGGSLGLATAVMLVILGPIVWQQILGFDEAIFPYKYPALFSVTVAFIGIWFFSVTDKSADAEKEREAFEAQDIRSQTGIGAEGAVSH, encoded by the coding sequence ATGAAAAAAGTCTTACTACTAACACTCTCATCACTGGCACTTTTTGCAGGTGGTGCAATTGAAGGTGAAGTCCAAAAACAGCCTCTCAATATTTCAGCTATCATTATGTTCCTAGTCTTTGTTGCTGCAACGCTGGGCATAACCTACTGGGCAGCTAAACGTACAAAAACTGCCAAAGATTTCTATACAGCTGGCGGTGGAATTACAGGTTTCCAAAACGGTTTGGCAATTGCAGGTGACTTTATGTCAGCAGCATCATTCCTAGGAATTTCTGGTCTTGTATATCTAAAAGGGTATGATGGTCTTATCTACTCTATCGGTTTCTTGGTAGGTTGGCCAATTATTCTCTTTCTTGTAGCAGAGCGTCTGCGCAACCTTGGAAAGTATACATTTGCCGATGTTGCTTCATTCCGACTTAAACAGACTCCAATTCGAACACTTGCAGCATTTGGTTCTATTGCAACTGTAACTCTATATCTTATTGCACAGATGGTTGGTTCAGGTAAGCTAATCCAAATCCTTTTTGGTCTTCCATATGAGTTGGCGGTTATTCTGGTTGGTGTTTTGATGATTCTATATGTAACATTTGGCGGTATGTTGGCAACAACGTGGGTTCAAATTATCAAAGCAGGACTACTACTTTCTGGTGCAACATTTATGGCAATCGCTGTAATGGCACACTTTGGCTTCAGCTTTGAAGAACTCTTTGCCAAAGCTGTTGAAGTTCATCCAAACCATAATGCAATTATGAGCCCTGGCGGTCTCGTGAGTGATCCTATCTCTGCAATTAGTCTTGGTATTGCACTAATGTTTGGTACAGCAGGTCTTCCTCACATTCTAATGCGCTTCTTTACTGTTGCAGATGCAAAAGAGGCACGAAAGTCGGTATTTTATGCAACTGGTTTTATAGGTTACTTTTACATCTTGACATTTATCATCGGTTTTGGAGCCGTGGTAATGGTTTTAACTAACCCGCAATACCTTGATGCAGCGGGTAAGATAATCGGTGGTAACAATATGGCAGCAATTCATCTTAGCCATGCAGTGGGTGGAAACTTCTTCCTTGGATTTATCTCAGCAGTTGCATTTGCAACAATTCTTGCAGTTGTTTCTGGTCTGACACTTGCAGGTGCTTCAGCCATAAGTCATGACCTTTATGCAAATGTCTTTAGACGTGGTCGTGTAGATGAGGTTCAAGAGATGCGCATCTCTAAAATTGCAACTATTGCAATGGGTATTGTTGCTATTTTGCTTGGTATTGCATTTGAAAAACAGAATATTGCATTTATGGTTGGTTTGGCATTTGCTATTGCAGCATCGGCAAACTTCCCTGTTCTTTTCCTCTCAATGTTTTGGAAAAATCTCACAACACGCGGTGCTGTAATTGGTGGTAGTTTGGGGCTTGCAACAGCTGTTATGCTGGTTATCCTTGGTCCTATTGTATGGCAACAGATTTTAGGGTTTGATGAGGCTATATTCCCATATAAATATCCGGCACTATTTAGTGTAACTGTTGCTTTCATAGGTATCTGGTTCTTCTCAGTAACAGACAAAAGTGCTGATGCCGAAAAAGAGCGTGAAGCATTTGAAGCGCAAGACATTCGCTCTCAAACAGGGATCGGAGCTGAAGGGGCAGTATCGCACTAA
- the acs gene encoding acetate--CoA ligase codes for MSEERKPIFKPNREFAKNARIKNMCEYQELVDWAKEDYEGFWGHWAKEKINWFEPFTQVLDESNAPFYKWFVGGKLNVSYQCIDRHLEVRKNKAAIIFEGDRGDKQIITYLELYRNVSRFANLLKNRFGIKKGDRVVLYMPMIPEAAYAMLACARLGAIHSVVFGGFSAEALRDRIIDAEAKLVITADGAYRKGKPYMLKPVVDIALEEGCDTVEKVLVVQRNHEDITWIERRDYSYNELIDLEADTCEPEVMDSEDPLFLLYTSGSTGKPKGVQHAQAGYILWAQMTMEWVFDVKENDTYWCTADIGWITGHTYIVYGPLAMGATTVMFEGVPTYPDAGRAWKMVEEYKINQFYTAPTAIRVLHKTGEHEPEKYDLSSLKVLGTVGEPIDPPAWKWYYEKIGGGRCAIVDTWWQTETGGHMVSPLPGATPIKPACATFPLPGIMAEVIERDGTPVEPGEQGLLCITKPWPSMIRTIWGDPERFKKSYFGDAKKDGKPVYFSGDGAIIDEDGYITITGRVDDVINVSGHRMGTAEIEAAIKKHPHVAEVAVVGKPDDIKGESVFAYVVLKDVEDSFGEEAELAKEINQVISKEIGNIAKCDTIKVVPGLPKTRSGKIMRRILRAIAKGEEIKQDISTLEDPSIVAKIQSCVIG; via the coding sequence ATGAGCGAAGAGAGAAAGCCTATATTTAAACCTAACCGAGAGTTTGCAAAAAATGCACGTATTAAAAATATGTGTGAATATCAAGAATTGGTTGATTGGGCAAAAGAGGATTATGAAGGATTCTGGGGCCACTGGGCAAAAGAGAAGATTAACTGGTTTGAACCTTTCACACAAGTGCTTGATGAGTCCAACGCACCATTTTATAAGTGGTTTGTAGGCGGTAAACTTAATGTCAGCTATCAGTGTATAGATCGCCACCTTGAAGTTCGCAAAAACAAAGCGGCTATCATCTTTGAAGGTGACCGTGGTGATAAACAAATCATTACTTACCTTGAACTTTACCGTAATGTTAGTCGTTTTGCGAACCTTCTTAAAAACAGATTCGGTATCAAAAAGGGTGATCGCGTTGTTCTTTATATGCCAATGATTCCAGAAGCAGCTTATGCAATGTTGGCATGTGCACGTCTTGGAGCGATCCACTCTGTCGTATTTGGTGGATTTAGTGCTGAAGCACTTCGTGATCGTATTATTGATGCAGAAGCTAAACTAGTTATTACAGCTGATGGTGCTTACAGAAAAGGTAAACCATATATGCTAAAACCTGTAGTTGATATTGCACTTGAAGAGGGATGCGACACTGTTGAAAAAGTGTTAGTTGTTCAAAGAAACCATGAAGATATTACCTGGATTGAAAGACGGGATTACAGCTACAATGAATTAATTGATCTTGAAGCAGATACTTGTGAACCAGAAGTTATGGATAGTGAAGATCCACTCTTCTTGCTATATACATCAGGATCAACTGGTAAACCAAAAGGTGTTCAGCATGCACAAGCAGGTTATATTTTATGGGCACAAATGACAATGGAGTGGGTCTTCGATGTCAAAGAGAATGACACATACTGGTGTACAGCAGACATAGGTTGGATCACTGGTCATACATACATTGTTTACGGACCGCTTGCAATGGGTGCAACAACTGTTATGTTTGAAGGTGTACCAACATATCCAGATGCAGGACGTGCTTGGAAAATGGTTGAAGAGTATAAAATTAACCAGTTCTACACAGCTCCAACTGCAATTCGTGTACTTCATAAAACAGGTGAACATGAGCCTGAAAAATATGATCTTAGCTCACTTAAAGTTCTAGGAACTGTTGGTGAACCAATTGACCCACCAGCATGGAAGTGGTACTATGAAAAAATTGGTGGCGGACGCTGTGCAATTGTTGATACATGGTGGCAGACTGAAACAGGCGGTCATATGGTTAGTCCACTACCAGGTGCTACACCTATTAAACCAGCTTGTGCAACATTCCCGCTACCTGGAATTATGGCAGAAGTAATTGAGCGTGATGGCACACCTGTAGAGCCTGGTGAACAAGGACTTCTATGCATTACTAAACCTTGGCCAAGTATGATCCGAACTATTTGGGGCGATCCTGAACGATTTAAAAAGTCTTACTTTGGTGATGCCAAAAAAGATGGTAAACCTGTATACTTCTCAGGTGATGGTGCAATTATTGATGAAGATGGCTACATCACAATTACAGGACGTGTTGATGATGTTATCAATGTTTCAGGACACCGAATGGGTACAGCAGAGATAGAAGCTGCCATTAAAAAGCACCCACATGTTGCAGAAGTTGCAGTTGTTGGTAAACCAGATGACATCAAAGGTGAAAGTGTATTTGCCTATGTTGTTCTCAAAGATGTAGAGGATAGCTTTGGAGAAGAGGCAGAACTTGCCAAAGAGATCAATCAAGTAATCTCTAAAGAGATTGGAAATATTGCAAAATGTGACACCATTAAAGTTGTTCCTGGCTTGCCTAAAACACGTTCAGGTAAAATAATGCGCCGAATTCTTCGTGCTATTGCTAAAGGTGAAGAGATTAAGCAAGATATCTCAACACTGGAAGATCCTAGCATTGTTGCTAAAATTCAAAGCTGTGTTATAGGCTAA
- a CDS encoding 3'-5' exonuclease: protein MLNRLKRNWMKKRLKDPHYSFLFDTPPKDEVVVFDTETTGLDVKRDEIISIGAVKVKGNRILTSSSLHLYIKCNREINPESIKIHQIRACDMKNAIEADEAIARFLHFIGPRTLVGYYLEFDVAMVNKMLKESLGITLPNQLIEISALYYDKKVGTIHQEHVDLRFDAMLKALDIPKLNKHDALNDAIMTAMMYIKLKNLKTLN, encoded by the coding sequence ATGCTAAATAGGCTTAAACGCAATTGGATGAAAAAGAGATTAAAAGACCCTCACTATTCCTTTTTGTTCGATACACCACCTAAAGATGAAGTGGTTGTTTTCGATACAGAGACAACTGGGCTGGATGTTAAGCGTGATGAAATCATCTCAATTGGTGCTGTAAAGGTTAAGGGCAATCGTATTTTAACTAGTTCATCTCTTCACCTTTACATAAAATGTAACCGTGAGATAAACCCTGAAAGTATAAAAATACACCAAATCAGAGCTTGTGATATGAAAAATGCTATAGAAGCAGATGAAGCTATAGCACGTTTTTTACACTTTATTGGACCTAGAACACTGGTTGGTTACTATCTGGAATTTGATGTAGCTATGGTCAACAAAATGCTTAAAGAAAGTTTAGGAATAACTTTACCTAATCAATTAATAGAAATTTCTGCGCTATACTATGATAAAAAAGTAGGCACAATACATCAAGAACATGTTGATTTACGTTTTGATGCAATGCTCAAAGCATTAGATATTCCAAAACTAAATAAGCATGATGCTCTTAATGATGCAATTATGACAGCTATGATGTATATTAAACTTAAAAATTTAAAAACACTAAATTAA